The following is a genomic window from Spirosoma foliorum.
TAGACTTCACCAGTCGTATTGTGTAAGGCTTTGAAGATGTAATCGTAGTAACCCCAGCGAGGTTGCTCCGAGTCTCCTAGCTGTATTCTGACCTCAGGTTGGTAATGCGTTTCGCCCGTTGTAAATACCTGGGCTAGCGGCTGAGCAATTGGCATGGTCAGTAGTTCAGGCAGGGCTTCGCTAAAAGGCTTTCCGATAATCGTAGTATCGCGCCCCAACAAAGTCAACATCTTTTCATTGACCATGCGGATTTTCATAGTTTCTCCCACAAAAACCACCTTAGCCACTGGTGAGTAGTGAAATACATTTCTGGAAAAAAGCTCACTTTCCTCCAATGCTCTCTGGGCTATCAGTTCGGGTCTCCTATCCCGCATGACGGCTCCTATGGCAATGGGCTGTCCATTGTGCGGATCGTCAATACGAATTGTGTTATTAAACACTGGAAAGATCTCGCCCGTCGTCAAATGCCGAACGAGCATTTCTCCCGACCAATGGCCTTTACTCATCACGGAGGGAAGTACTTCCTGAGCAACCAAGTCAAAATGCTCCGGAGCGTGTAACTGCGATATAGGCGTTTCCCGAACTTGTTGGGCATTGTCGAAGCCCAGCATGGTTATTCCTGCTTTGTTGATATAGGAATTTGTACCATCCAGTTCCAGAATGGACATTAGCTCCACGCTATTATCAACCAGAGTAAGCAATCTGCGTTGCGTTTCCTGGGCTGTGAGCTCAGCCCGTAAATCGCGCATGGTGAATCCTCGGCCCAGAGGTTTTCCTGTATTGGGATCATCGATACGAATACCACTTGCCTGACAGGGGATTGATTCACCAGTTTTAAAATGTTTCAACTCGACCCGACCTGTCCAATATCCCTGGCTCAGCAAGGTGGGAATGGCTACTTCCTGAATGAAACGGTAGTTTTCTGAGCTATAAAAATCAGCGACGATTTTCCCCGTCCGCAGATCCGATTTCTCCAGACCTACCAGTGTCTGACCAGCTTCATTAATGTACGTGACCCGGCCGTCTAAATCGGCGATGGCCATAAAACTAAGGCTATTGTCGACCAGCGCCAGCAGTTTTTGCTGGTTATCGCGCATGGCTACTTCCTTCGTGATTTCTTCAATGACTGAGAATAAGCTTTGGACCTTACCTTCTGTCTTACAAAGGACGGTTGTGTTTACCTTGACCCATATCCAGTGCCCTTGTTTATGAAGGCAACGTATTTGATTGACTAAGGAGCCTGCACTACCGCTTAACAATTCGCTAAAGTGGACTTCATACAGGTGTAAGTCATTGGGATGGATGGTCGCGCTGAAGGGCTTCGTTACTAAATCCGTAGCATCAAATCCGACTAGTGCCTGAAAAGCGTCGTTTGCGTGAATAACCATACCATCTGATTGAGAGATGATCAAACCTACGGATGCTCTACTAAACGCATCAGCGAGGTGTTGTTCTATTGGCTGGAGTGGTTGCTGGCTGCCTCGTGCTGAGGTAGGTTGTTTTTTGACCCGCTTCTTATCGTCAGTCACGCTTTTTAACGTTCGCCTTGAGGTGATAAAAAACAAAACTAGCAGATAGTCGCTACGGATACTAACCGGTTAGACACGTAAATTCATTTGGAGAATTGAGCGATTAATAGTTTTTATCGACTAGCCAGATGTACAACTTTTGAGATTTGACTCGTTTCGACTCGCTTTTGTATGCCAGAATATAGCCTACTAACGAAAAAAGCACTTACCATTTCTGATAAGTGCTTGATTTTCAGTGGCGGTCCGGACGGGGCTCGAACCCGCGACCCCCTGCGTGACAGGCAGGTATTCTAACCAACTGAACTACCGAACCAACTTTTGACTTCCGGTTGACGTTGCCGTTTTCCTTTATCGTGGCACAAAAGTAGAGGTTTAAGCTATTCCATGCAAGAGCCGATTGAAAAAAAACGTAATCTTTCGTGAGGTATTTTGGTTAGCGTCTGGTAATCAGAAGGTTTATTTTTGATATTTTTTTCAATTATTTTCCTGTAGCCTGTTTAATGGCCGCAACTTCGGCGGGGTCAACAGGTGTGCCGTCTTGCTTAAATACTTCATGGAACCAGATAGCGGGTTCGCGACCATTTACATAAGGCTTCTGCCAACTATCCCAGGGTAGAAACGTTTGGGTTTTGCCCGCTACAAATCCCCAATTAATCATACCGACTTTGGCCTTCTTGGCAATGGGTAGGTGAGTTTGGAATTTACTGTTAACACCCCGCGCCATATACTCTGTACAAATAACTGGGCGACCAAAGGTTTTCAGCGCCGGAATTACTTTTTTCAGATCCTCGGGTTTCGAGTACTGATGGAAGGTGATGATATCAGAGTTCTCGAACTGCACTTTTTCCATAGGCGACCATTTGGCTGAGTTTTGCCAATCTTCAGGGCTGCGATAAATCCAGACACCTGAGGTAAGGGGTTGCGTTGCGCCCGCTTCACGCGCCCATTGGAAAACGTGTGGTAAGAGGTTCGTGATGATGGCTATTTTCCGGTCTTTGGGTACTTCAGTTTTGATGGTGAAATTCTGACCATAGCTGTTATCGTTCGCATTATCCGGTTCGTTCCATAAGTCCCAGGCTAAAATACGTTTATCATTTTTGAAGGCACCCACTACACCCTTCACATAGGTTGCCAGGCGTGGATATTGTGATACATCGGTCAGGGCTGCTGCACCGGGGCTTTGTACCCAGCCTGAGTTGTGAATGCCAGGCGTAGGTTCATGCTGTTTGCCGAGCTTT
Proteins encoded in this region:
- a CDS encoding cellulase family glycosylhydrolase; this encodes MKRLSFLVLLFVSTFSIAQQGGNGRWPAAKANAWYAKEPFLVGANYAPANAINELEMFQADSFDPATIDKELAMAENIGMNTMRVFLHDLLWKDPAGFTKRLDQFLSLCAKHKIRPMLVLFDSCWDPNPKLGKQHEPTPGIHNSGWVQSPGAAALTDVSQYPRLATYVKGVVGAFKNDKRILAWDLWNEPDNANDNSYGQNFTIKTEVPKDRKIAIITNLLPHVFQWAREAGATQPLTSGVWIYRSPEDWQNSAKWSPMEKVQFENSDIITFHQYSKPEDLKKVIPALKTFGRPVICTEYMARGVNSKFQTHLPIAKKAKVGMINWGFVAGKTQTFLPWDSWQKPYVNGREPAIWFHEVFKQDGTPVDPAEVAAIKQATGK
- a CDS encoding PAS domain S-box protein; this translates as MTDDKKRVKKQPTSARGSQQPLQPIEQHLADAFSRASVGLIISQSDGMVIHANDAFQALVGFDATDLVTKPFSATIHPNDLHLYEVHFSELLSGSAGSLVNQIRCLHKQGHWIWVKVNTTVLCKTEGKVQSLFSVIEEITKEVAMRDNQQKLLALVDNSLSFMAIADLDGRVTYINEAGQTLVGLEKSDLRTGKIVADFYSSENYRFIQEVAIPTLLSQGYWTGRVELKHFKTGESIPCQASGIRIDDPNTGKPLGRGFTMRDLRAELTAQETQRRLLTLVDNSVELMSILELDGTNSYINKAGITMLGFDNAQQVRETPISQLHAPEHFDLVAQEVLPSVMSKGHWSGEMLVRHLTTGEIFPVFNNTIRIDDPHNGQPIAIGAVMRDRRPELIAQRALEESELFSRNVFHYSPVAKVVFVGETMKIRMVNEKMLTLLGRDTTIIGKPFSEALPELLTMPIAQPLAQVFTTGETHYQPEVRIQLGDSEQPRWGYYDYIFKALHNTTGEVYGVIVTASEITSQVLARQKVEEAEEALQGAIELAQLGTWQMDIVTGIIDYSPRLRTWYGLSPDGPITREESMAAIRESDKAQLQEAIAKATAPGSTGLYDIEYTIEAGYTGQERILRAQGKAFFDEDGKACRFTGTVQDVTAQRHLQLALEQQVQQRTEELEAINNELAANNEELTAASEEVMLANQRLEEANFLLTRSNQNLEQFAYIASHDLQEPLRKVQQFGDLLIDRYGNQLGEGRAHLERMQLAASRMSQLIKDLLAFSRISTKPASTDPVSLNHIIERVLDSLAVSIEETDAHIVIEKLPGVPGDALQLEQLFQNLLSNALKFSRTKQTDGSQRPQIVVRTQQVQASQLPPFLKSTRFAETYQCIEVVDNGIGFDEKYTDRIFQVFQRLHGKDEFAGTGIGLAICQKVVTNHGGVITAKSRPGQGATFSVYLPI